Proteins found in one Gopherus flavomarginatus isolate rGopFla2 chromosome 18, rGopFla2.mat.asm, whole genome shotgun sequence genomic segment:
- the SAMD4B gene encoding protein Smaug homolog 2, which yields MMFRDQVGILSGWFKGWNECEQTVALLSLLKRVTRTQARFLQLCLEHSLADCTEIHIVESEANSAAVISQWHQESKDKVVSLLLSHLPLLQPGNTEAKSEYMKLLQKVLAYSIESNLFIEESRQLLSYALIHPATTLDDRNSLALWLNHLEERLSSGYSGQGRGRPDTAYHSRQGSDEWQGPVDSGMGELGHGWQEKLPRENGHLPFHSSSSVPSAINSMGNNANAALPCQIHPSPLKRSMSLIPTSPQVPGEWMSPDELCARQAFIPGDHAPLSPQSSVASSGSEQTEEQIGSRNTFQEDGSGMKDVPSWLKSLRLHKYAALFSQMTYEEMMTLTEQHLESQNVTKGARHKIALSIQKLRERQSVLKSLEKDILEGGNLWNALQELQQIIITPIKAYSSLQAMVTPKEGQQAVPERHGAPRPGLDKATNGAEDKEPAVDGFPSQTASPCDGESATAPIAEGDIPGQFTRVMGKVCTQLLVSRPDEENITSYLQLIEKCLTHEAFTETQKKRLLSWKQQVLKLLRAFPRKAVLDMQGYRQQKGWAFGSNSLPIAGSVGVGVARRGQRPFQMPPRAMPPSRLGLLSPAGIGGVLPRHALTSPIGSQGRQNLWFANPGGSNSMPGQSRSSVQRTHSLPVHTSPQAIIMFPQDCQIPGTDLEINPTLESLCLSMTEHALGDGTDKTSSI from the exons ATGATGTTCCGGGATCAGGTGGGAATCCTGTCCGGCTGGTTCAAAGGTTGGAACGAATGCGAGCAGACGGTGGCTCTGCTCTCCCTCCTGAAGCGCGTCACCCGCACCCAAGCCCGCTTCCTGCAGCTGTGCCTGGAGCACTCGCTGGCCGACTGCACCGAGATCCACATCGTGGAGTCGGAGGCCAACAGCGCAG CTGTCATCAGCCAGTGGCACCAGGAATCGAAGGACAAGGTGGTCTCCCTGCTCCTGTCtcacctgcccctgctgcagcctggcaaCACAGAAGCCAAGTCCGAATACATGAAGCTATTGCAGAAGGTCCTGGCCTACTCCATCGAGAGCAACCTGTTCATCGAGGAAAGCCGGCAGCTGCTGTCCTACGCCCTCATCCACCCGGCCACCACGCTGGACGATCGCAActccctggccctgtggctcAACCACCTTGAGGAACGCCTGTCTAGCGGCTACTCCGGCCAGGGCAGGGGCCGGCCCGACACTGCCTACCACTCGCGCCAGGGCTCGGACGAGTGGCAGGGCCCAGTGGACTCGGGCATGGGGGAGCTGGGACACGGCTGGCAGGAGAAGCTGCCTCGCGAAAACGGACACTTGCCTTTCCACTCCTCTAGCTCGGTGCCCTCGGCCATCAACAGCATGGGAAACAACGCCAATGCAG ctctgccctgccaaATCCACCCCAGCCCGCTCAAGCGTTCCATGTCCCTCATCCCCACCAGCCCGCAGGTCCCCGGCGAGTGGATGAGCCCCGACGAGCTGTGCGCCCGGCAGGCTTTCATCCCGGGGGACCACGCGCCCCTGTCCCCCCAGAGCAGCGTGGCCTCCTCAGGCAGCGAACAGACAGAGGAGCAGATTGGCAGCCGCAACACCTTCCAGGAGGATGGCAGTGGCATGAAAG ACGTCCCCTCATGGCTGAAGAGCCTTCGTCTGCACAAGTACGCGGCCCTCTTCTCCCAGATGACGTACGAAGAGATGATGACCCTCACAGAGCAGCATCTGGAGTCCCAG AATGTGACCAAAGGAGCCAGGCACAAAATTGCCCTGAGCATCCAGAAGCTGCGGGAGAGGCAGAGCGTTctcaagtctctggagaag GACATCCTAGAAGGAGGTAACCTGTGGAATGCACTCCAGGAGCTCCAGCAGATAATCATCACGCCCATCAAAGCATACAGCTCCCTCCAGGCCATGGTCACGCCCAAGGAGGGGCAGCAGGCGGTGCCGGAGCGCCACGGAGCCCCCAGGCCGGGCCTGGACAAAGCCACCAACGGGGCAGAAGACAAGGAGCCTGCAGTGGACGGCTTCCCGTCCCAGACGGCCTCCCCCTGCGACGGGGAGTCAGCCACGGCACCCATCGCGGAAGGGGACATCCCGGGGCAGTTCACTCGGGTGATGGGGAAAG TGTGCACGCAGCTGCTCGTCTCCCGGCCTGacgaggagaacatcaccagttACCTCCAGCTCATAGAGAAGTGCCTGACTCATGAG GCATTCACGGAGACGCAGAAGAAGAGGCTGTTGTCCTGGAAGCAGCAGGTGCTGAAGCTGCTGCGAGCGTTCCCCCGGAAGGCCGTGCTGGACATGCAAGGGTACCGCCAGCAGAAAGG gtggGCTTTTGGTTCCAACTCTCTCCCCATAGCTGGATCTGTGGGGGTGGGCGTTGCACGCAGagggcagcggccgttccagaTGCCCCCTCGAGCCATGCCCCCGAGCCGCCTGGGGCTGCTGAGCCCAGCGGGGATTGGAGGGGTCTTGCCCCGGCATGCACTTACCAGCCCCATCGGGAGCCAGGGACGACAG AACCTGTGGTTCGCCAATCCCGGGGGCAGCAACAGCATGCCCGGCCAGAGCCGCAGCTCGGTCCAGCGCACCCATTCGCTACCCGTCCACACGTCCCCGCAGGCCATCATCATGTTCCCCCAGG atTGTCAGATCCCCGGAACAGACCTGGAGATCAACCCCACGCTGGAGTCGCTGTGCCTGAGCATGACGGAGCACGCGCTAGGCG ATGGCACCGACAAGACCTCCAGCATCTGA